A genomic region of Phragmites australis chromosome 2, lpPhrAust1.1, whole genome shotgun sequence contains the following coding sequences:
- the LOC133892529 gene encoding reticulon-like protein B2 has translation MAEQPQAEGAGPKSETLMEKIADKLHVVGGGDSSSDSDNDDRPRPSAPPEVKPSFSDSAAAAAAEAKAKVFRLFGREQPIHMVLGGGKPADVFLWRNRNISAGVLGGATAIWILFELLGYHLLTFVCHGLIFSLGVLFLWSNASSFINKSPPRIPEVIIPEDVIVNIALSTRYEINWAFANLRQIALGRDIKKFLMVIAGLWLLSVLGSCCNFLTLVYIVFVVLHTVPVLYEKYEDQIDSYGEKGWVEVKKQYAVFDAKVLSKVPRGPAKDKKH, from the exons ATGGCGGAGCAGCCGCAAGCGGAGGGGGCGGGCCCCAAGTCCGAAACCCTGATGGAGAAGATCGCCGACAAGCTCCACGTagtcggcggcggcgactcgTCTTCGGACTCTGACAACGACGACCGCCCCCGCCCCTCGGCGCCGCCCGAGGTCAAACCCTCCTTCTCCGactccgccgcggcggcggcggccgaggccAAGGCCAAGGTGTTCCGCCTCTTCGGACGCGAGCAACCGATCCACATGGTCCTCGGTGGCGGCAAAC CTGCTGATGTGTTTTTGTGGAGGAACAGGAACATCTCTGCTGGAGTACTTGGTGGTGCAACTGCAATCTGGATCCTATTTGAATTGCTTGGCTACCATCTTCTAACATTTGTTTGCCATGGTCTTATATTCTCTCTGGGTGTTCTCTTTCTCTGGTCTAACGCCTCCTCATTCATCAACAA GTCTCCCCCACGGATCCCAGAGGTGATCATTCCCGAAGACGTGATTGTCAACATTGCGTTATCTACTCGTTATGAGATCAACTGGGCCTTTGCCAATCTTCGTCAGATTGCTCTTGGCCGAGACATAAAGAAATTCCTTATG gTGATTGCTGGGCTATGGTTGCTTTCCGTTCTTGGGAGCTGCTGCAACTTCTTGACCTTGGTTTACATTG TTTTCGTGGTGCTGCACACAGTCCCTGTTCTCTACGAGAAGTATGAGGATCAGATTGACTCCTATGGTGAGAAGGGGTGGGTGGAAGTTAAGAAGCAGTATGCCGTGTTTGATGCTAAGGTTCTGAGCAAAGTACCAAGGGGCCCTGCGAAAGACAAGAAGCATTAG
- the LOC133892536 gene encoding probable membrane-associated kinase regulator 2 encodes MESFSFLKYLRGGPVGGNQRAPVAATTIAATVCEDGGGGGGGSGDVDDDASFFDLEFAVPGDESAASDAEEERVEFNFAVAGDDVASGGGEVVAVDAVAPTGGESGDGKDDAELSAEVAPVPASTSLLRPATKFRVLLLKLRKPKVPVPGESNGGVGGAPAAKQANRFLIKFRVDDAPLVSLFTRDNSSRTSDAGAGADRPAAVQAAQPQDAAAAAAITAEERRFAKEVLLKYLNKIKPLYVKVSRRYGERLRFAGASEGEETDAEPDPAPSPAPSPSPSQLPSAAAPAPQPVVVACGVRAPRASVPAGLKQVCKRLGKSRSASSAVAAAPSPPPSATPQPQRRDDSLLLLQDGIQSAIAHCKRSFNASKGSESPLLLRPMTISDPRDGRAADTNDSGDGA; translated from the exons ATGGAGTCCTTCAGCTTCCTCAAGTACTTGCGCGGTGGCCCGGTCGGTGGCAACCAGCGCGCGCCCGTGGCCGCCACGACCATAGCCGCGACGGTGTGTGAGGacggtggagggggaggaggtggcagtgGGGACGTCGACGACGACGCCTCCTTCTTCGACCTGGAGTTTGCGGTGCCCGGCGACGAGAGCGCGGCGTCCgacgcggaggaggagagggtcGAGTTCAActtcgccgtcgccggcgacgaCGTCGCATCTGGCGGGGGCGAGGTGGTGGCCGTCGACGCGGTGGCGCCGACGGGCGGAGAGTCCGGCGACGGGAAGGACGACGCAGAGCTGTCGGCCGAGGTTGCGCCGGTGCCGGCGTCGACGTCGTTGCTCCGGCCGGCGACCAAGTTCCGCGTGCTGCTGCTGAAGCTGAGGAAGCCGAAGGTCCCCGTCCCGGGCGAGAGCAACGGAGGCGTTGGCGGCGCACCGGCGGCTAAGCAGGCGAACCGGTTCTTGATAAAGTTCCGGGTGGACGACGCGCCCCTCGTCTCGCTTTTCACGCGCGACAACAGCTCTCGCACCTccgacgccggcgccggcgcggacAGGCCGGCGGCGGTCCAGGCAGCGCAGCCCCaggatgcggcggcggcggctgcgatCACCGCTGAGGAACGGCGCTTCGCGAAGGAGGTGCTcctcaagtacctgaacaaaaTCAAGCCGCTCTACGTCAAAGTCTCCCGCCGCTACGGTGAGCGCCTCCGCTTCGCCGGCGCCAGCGAGGGCGAGGAGACGGACGCCGAGCCGGACCCCGCGCCGTCGCCCGCCCCATCCCCCTCCCCGTCCCAGCTTCCGTCCGCAGCGGCCCCGGCGCCGCAGCCAGTCGTCGTGGCATGCGGCGTGCGTGCGCCGCGCGCCAGCGTCCCGGCCGGGCTGAAGCAGGTCTGCAAGCGCCTGGGCAAGAGCCGCTCCGCGTCCTCCGCCGTGGCCGCCGCGCCCTCGCCGCCTCCCTCGGCCACTCCGCAGCCGCAGCGCCGGGACGActcactgctgctgctgcaggacGGCATCCAGAGCGCCATCGCCCACTGCAAGCGCTCCTTCAACGCCTCCAAAG GGTCCGAGTCGCCGCTGCTCCTGCGGCCCATGACGATTAGCGACCCGAGGGACGGCAGGGCGGCCGACACCAATGACAGCGGCGACGGCGCGTGA